The Rhizobium rosettiformans genomic sequence CGCACCACTCGGACCCATAGGGGCGCTCTGCATCAATCGTACGCTGGAGCGTGGCTTCTGGGCCGGCGTTGCCGGAGGGCTGGGCACCGCAATCGCCGACGGCGTCTATGCCGCCCTCGCTGCGGCGGGCTTCACCGCCCTTGGATCCTATCTCGGCTGGATCCAGTTTCCCCTGCAGGTCGCAGGCGGCTTGTTCCTGATCTATCTCGGTATTGCGGGTCTTAAGCCGCGGTCGGAGGTCACCGCAGCCAGGGTCCAGGCCCGAGGCCTGCTGTCGACGATCGCTGCGACCTTCCTGCTCACCATCGCCAATCCCGCGACGATCCTCACCTTCGCGGCGATTTTTGCCGGACTAGGCCTGGCGGCGGGCGAGGGTGGTTGGGAAGG encodes the following:
- a CDS encoding LysE family translocator, whose protein sequence is MDVLLFGKGLVLGVAIAAPLGPIGALCINRTLERGFWAGVAGGLGTAIADGVYAALAAAGFTALGSYLGWIQFPLQVAGGLFLIYLGIAGLKPRSEVTAARVQARGLLSTIAATFLLTIANPATILTFAAIFAGLGLAAGEGGWEGVQLVAGVFFGSLAWWFFLSGAVTVVRTRLPQGFATLVSRVSAFILIAFGMIALLHALLTAI